In Halomarina salina, one DNA window encodes the following:
- a CDS encoding ATP-dependent helicase produces MGRGTSPGGRELLDRLDVGVSSDAAIDDADVLDLLEPATREWWVREFGEYVPGNDGFFTPPQKEAIPLIHERENALICSPTGSGKTLASFTAIIDELYRRDREGRAAEEAPAEDDSSTVDGSPDDEERESANADDENDGGLENSVYCLYVSPLKSLANDIHRNLEVPLDGITDLADEDVEIRHAIRHGDTSSADRQKMLEETPHILNTTPETLAILLNSPKFSEKLRTVEYVVVDEIHSLAENKRGTHLSVSLERLEELCETSPTRIGCSATVEPLSTMAEFLVGCEEPTTEDEDPRFRDYELVDTRFVREFDVELTCPTDDLINTPRDVVTDRFYRDLHAHVQDHTNTLVFTNTRSGAERVLHNLRERYDDYDEENSGCHHGSLSKERRHRVEEQLKAGELDVVTTSTSLELGIDMPYIDLVVQVGSPKSVASLLQRVGRAGHQLGQTVTGRVVALDRDELVECAVMLKKAEEGFVDRVFVPENAQDVAVQQLYGMAINEIRPEEDLKGILRRAYPYRNYSEADWESLMRYMTADYPGMEEKNVYAKIWRDENDPPDGEHHYPEYPVGERLVGKRGRLARVIYMTNIGTIPDSFTCDVKTRGSGEWVGQLDEEYLDTLESGDVFVLGGSNYEYRYRRGSKVYVDPTAARPTVPSWFSERLPLSYDLGREILTFQRDLLDKLDEGGPGAVRNWLREFPLDENSVRATARMYDQQVRYAGPESVSTDERLAIEVELDKAEYRRHYYVHSNYGRRFNDGFSRLLAYRCAQDANANVQVAVADHGFTLSMPLNRKVDIAGIVRDIDPDEARADLRASLSGSDLLKRYFRINATRALMILKRYKGYEKTAAQQQVSSEMLIGFAEDREGFAVMEETYREILEDRLNVAGIESALRAVQRGDLSVERQRVSSPSPRAFGLATLMASDVVLAEDEGEVLREFHERVLREIGDEESIPARSD; encoded by the coding sequence ATGGGACGGGGCACCTCGCCGGGGGGTCGCGAACTGCTCGACCGGTTGGACGTGGGCGTGTCGTCCGACGCGGCAATCGACGACGCCGACGTACTGGACCTGCTGGAACCGGCCACCAGAGAGTGGTGGGTCCGCGAGTTCGGCGAGTACGTGCCCGGCAACGACGGCTTCTTCACGCCACCGCAGAAGGAGGCGATTCCGCTCATCCACGAGCGGGAGAACGCCCTCATCTGCTCGCCGACCGGGTCTGGGAAGACGCTCGCCTCGTTCACAGCCATCATCGACGAACTGTACCGCCGGGACCGGGAGGGACGGGCGGCGGAGGAGGCGCCCGCCGAGGACGACTCGTCCACCGTAGACGGGTCTCCCGACGACGAGGAGCGGGAGTCCGCCAATGCCGACGACGAGAACGACGGCGGGCTGGAGAACTCGGTGTACTGCCTCTACGTCTCGCCGCTGAAGTCGCTGGCGAACGACATCCACCGCAATCTGGAGGTACCTCTCGACGGCATCACCGACCTCGCCGACGAGGACGTGGAGATACGCCACGCCATCCGCCACGGCGACACCTCCTCCGCGGACCGCCAGAAGATGCTGGAGGAGACGCCCCACATCCTCAACACGACGCCGGAGACGCTCGCCATCCTGCTGAACAGCCCGAAGTTCTCGGAGAAACTGCGGACCGTCGAGTACGTCGTCGTCGACGAGATACACAGCCTCGCGGAGAACAAGCGCGGCACCCACCTCTCGGTGTCGCTCGAACGCCTCGAAGAACTGTGCGAGACCTCGCCGACCAGAATCGGCTGTTCGGCGACGGTCGAACCGCTGTCGACGATGGCCGAGTTCCTCGTCGGTTGCGAGGAGCCGACAACCGAGGACGAGGACCCGCGGTTCCGCGACTACGAACTCGTCGACACGCGGTTCGTCCGGGAGTTCGACGTCGAACTCACCTGCCCGACGGACGACCTCATCAACACGCCCCGCGACGTGGTGACCGACCGGTTCTACCGTGACCTGCACGCGCACGTCCAGGACCACACGAACACGCTCGTGTTCACCAACACGCGGTCGGGGGCCGAACGCGTCCTCCACAACCTCCGGGAGCGCTACGACGACTACGACGAGGAGAACTCGGGCTGTCACCACGGGTCGCTGTCGAAGGAGCGCCGCCACCGCGTCGAGGAGCAGTTGAAGGCGGGCGAACTGGACGTGGTGACCACCTCGACCAGCCTGGAACTCGGCATCGACATGCCGTACATCGACCTCGTGGTGCAGGTCGGCTCCCCGAAGTCGGTGGCGTCCCTGCTCCAGCGCGTCGGTCGGGCGGGTCACCAGCTCGGTCAGACCGTGACGGGCCGGGTGGTCGCGCTGGACCGCGACGAACTCGTCGAGTGCGCGGTGATGCTGAAGAAGGCCGAGGAGGGGTTCGTCGACCGCGTGTTCGTCCCGGAGAACGCCCAGGACGTCGCCGTCCAGCAACTCTACGGGATGGCCATCAACGAGATTCGCCCCGAGGAGGACCTCAAGGGAATCCTGCGGCGAGCGTACCCGTATCGGAACTACTCCGAGGCCGACTGGGAGTCGCTGATGCGGTACATGACCGCCGACTACCCGGGGATGGAGGAGAAGAACGTCTACGCGAAGATATGGCGCGACGAGAACGACCCGCCCGACGGCGAGCACCACTACCCCGAGTACCCGGTCGGGGAGCGTCTCGTCGGCAAGCGCGGCCGCCTTGCGCGGGTCATCTACATGACGAACATCGGCACCATCCCCGACTCGTTCACCTGCGACGTGAAGACCCGTGGGTCGGGCGAGTGGGTCGGCCAGCTCGACGAGGAGTACCTCGACACCCTCGAATCGGGCGACGTATTCGTCCTCGGCGGGTCGAACTACGAGTACCGCTACCGCCGCGGGAGCAAGGTGTACGTCGACCCGACCGCCGCCCGGCCGACCGTCCCGTCGTGGTTCTCCGAGCGCCTCCCGCTGAGCTACGACCTCGGCCGCGAGATCCTCACCTTCCAGCGCGACCTGCTCGACAAACTGGACGAGGGCGGACCGGGGGCCGTGCGGAACTGGCTCCGGGAGTTCCCGCTCGACGAGAACAGCGTCCGGGCGACCGCCCGGATGTACGACCAGCAGGTGCGCTACGCCGGGCCCGAGAGCGTCTCGACCGACGAGCGCCTCGCCATCGAGGTGGAACTCGACAAGGCGGAGTACCGCCGCCACTACTACGTCCACTCGAACTACGGTCGGCGGTTCAACGACGGCTTCTCCCGCCTGCTCGCCTACCGCTGTGCGCAGGACGCCAACGCCAACGTGCAGGTCGCCGTCGCCGACCACGGGTTCACGCTGTCGATGCCCCTGAACCGGAAGGTCGACATCGCGGGCATCGTCCGCGACATCGACCCGGACGAGGCACGGGCGGACCTCCGGGCCAGTCTCTCGGGCTCGGACCTGCTCAAGCGCTACTTCCGCATCAACGCGACGCGGGCGCTGATGATACTCAAGCGCTACAAGGGCTACGAGAAGACCGCGGCCCAGCAGCAGGTCTCCAGCGAGATGCTCATCGGGTTCGCCGAGGACCGCGAGGGGTTCGCGGTGATGGAGGAGACCTACCGCGAGATACTCGAAGACCGGTTGAACGTTGCCGGCATCGAGTCGGCGCTACGTGCCGTCCAGCGCGGCGACCTGTCGGTCGAGCGCCAGCGCGTCTCCTCGCCGTCGCCGCGCGCGTTCGGGCTGGCGACGCTGATGGCTTCCGACGTGGTGCTGGCCGAAGACGAGGGCGAGGTGCTGCGCGAGTTCCACGAGCGCGTCCTCCGGGAGATCGGCGACGAGGAGTCGATTCCCGCCCGGAGCGACTGA
- a CDS encoding SLC13 family permease: MVSFRASSPRGRIVVFALTVLGTALIAAAPTPEGLSIRGQYAIATTFFAASLWVTGAFPLAVTALSIPFVLTTFGVYAELDAALVGFADHLIFLFVAGFMLANALQKYDIDRRIALYLMARMGSSPRRLVLAVMLATAFLSMWVSNTATAAMMTPIALGVLAQVVGEQGVAAASGGAAGSGSPDAAPDGGAGSTGESTTTDGAPTGDGATAGIATDDGFTNIQVSMLLGTAYAASVGGVGTLIGTPPNAVLASQLNEILGYEIGFAQWLAIGIPVVVVTLPLVWALLVYVLYPPRVENVSDARQQAARYLEEEGALDPRGRRVAYIFAATAGLWVLGGLDTFLGGYLPDAVRVTVFGGEGLSLFGVEGHQGVLYYVMVGLAAVPALVLADTMEWDELVDIDWGVILLFGGGIALAGGLADTGATEWIADSVFGSLTGAPIVLVVGAVVLLVIFLTEVTSNTATSTVIVPILIGLGSAFAATLGLAEVEAAIFLATSGAIAASFAFALPVATPPNAIVFGSGYLEQRQMMRAGVVLNVLMTLVLTGLIWLLYQFVWPSVLF; this comes from the coding sequence ATGGTTTCGTTCCGTGCGTCGAGTCCGCGGGGCCGTATCGTCGTCTTCGCGCTGACGGTACTGGGGACGGCGCTCATCGCCGCCGCGCCGACTCCCGAGGGGCTCTCGATTCGGGGACAGTACGCCATCGCGACCACCTTCTTCGCGGCGTCGCTCTGGGTGACCGGCGCGTTCCCGCTGGCGGTGACCGCGCTGTCGATACCGTTCGTGCTGACGACGTTCGGCGTCTACGCCGAACTGGACGCGGCGCTCGTCGGGTTCGCCGACCACCTCATCTTCCTGTTCGTCGCGGGGTTCATGCTGGCGAACGCGCTCCAGAAGTACGACATCGACCGCCGCATCGCGCTGTACCTGATGGCGCGGATGGGGAGTTCTCCGCGCCGACTCGTCCTCGCGGTGATGCTGGCGACGGCGTTCCTCTCCATGTGGGTGTCGAACACGGCGACGGCCGCGATGATGACGCCAATCGCGCTGGGTGTCCTCGCCCAGGTCGTCGGCGAGCAGGGGGTCGCCGCCGCGTCCGGCGGGGCGGCCGGGTCGGGCAGCCCCGACGCCGCTCCGGACGGCGGGGCTGGGTCGACGGGGGAGTCCACGACGACCGACGGAGCGCCGACAGGCGACGGAGCGACCGCCGGTATCGCCACGGACGACGGATTCACCAACATCCAGGTGTCGATGCTGCTCGGGACGGCCTACGCCGCCAGCGTCGGCGGCGTCGGCACGCTCATCGGGACGCCGCCGAACGCGGTGCTCGCCTCGCAGCTGAACGAGATACTCGGGTACGAGATCGGGTTCGCGCAGTGGCTCGCCATCGGCATCCCGGTCGTCGTCGTGACGCTCCCGCTGGTGTGGGCGCTGCTCGTCTACGTCCTCTACCCGCCGCGCGTCGAGAACGTGAGCGACGCCCGCCAGCAGGCAGCCCGATATCTGGAGGAGGAGGGAGCGCTCGACCCCCGCGGCCGACGGGTCGCCTACATCTTCGCCGCGACGGCGGGCCTGTGGGTGCTGGGGGGTCTCGACACGTTCCTCGGTGGGTACCTCCCAGACGCCGTCAGAGTCACCGTCTTCGGCGGTGAGGGGCTCTCGCTGTTCGGCGTCGAGGGGCACCAGGGCGTGCTCTACTACGTGATGGTCGGGCTGGCGGCGGTTCCGGCGCTCGTCCTCGCGGACACGATGGAGTGGGACGAACTGGTGGACATCGACTGGGGCGTCATCCTGCTGTTCGGTGGCGGTATCGCGCTCGCCGGCGGACTCGCCGACACGGGCGCGACCGAGTGGATCGCCGACAGCGTGTTCGGGTCGCTGACGGGCGCGCCCATCGTCCTCGTCGTCGGTGCGGTCGTGTTGCTGGTCATCTTCCTGACGGAGGTGACCTCGAACACCGCCACCTCGACGGTCATCGTCCCCATCCTCATCGGGCTGGGGAGCGCGTTCGCGGCGACGCTCGGTCTCGCGGAGGTGGAGGCGGCCATCTTCCTCGCGACGAGCGGTGCCATCGCCGCCTCGTTCGCGTTCGCGCTCCCGGTCGCGACGCCACCGAACGCCATCGTCTTCGGCAGCGGCTACCTCGAACAGCGACAGATGATGCGCGCCGGGGTCGTCCTCAACGTCCTGATGACGCTCGTGCTGACGGGGCTCATCTGGCTGCTCTACCAGTTCGTCTGGCCGAGCGTGCTGTTCTGA
- a CDS encoding tautomerase family protein, with product MPLLQFDWTLSPTSDERDSFATSVTGHYTREMATTAGHVAVTLRDRDPADLHLGRAVEGPLVFLDAEVRAGRSFDRKRAFALATMDDLRERFDVPRENLKVVFTEHDGSNMMGYDRVGGEWSAEE from the coding sequence ATGCCGCTACTGCAGTTCGACTGGACGCTCTCGCCCACCTCCGACGAACGCGACTCGTTCGCCACGAGCGTCACCGGCCACTACACCCGCGAGATGGCGACCACTGCGGGCCACGTCGCGGTGACGCTGCGCGACCGCGACCCCGCGGACCTCCACCTCGGTCGGGCCGTCGAGGGGCCGCTGGTCTTCCTCGACGCCGAGGTTCGGGCGGGGCGGTCGTTCGACCGGAAGCGGGCGTTCGCGCTGGCGACGATGGACGATCTCCGCGAACGGTTCGACGTGCCTCGGGAGAACCTGAAGGTCGTGTTCACCGAGCACGACGGCTCGAACATGATGGGGTACGACCGGGTCGGCGGGGAGTGGAGCGCCGAGGAGTAA
- a CDS encoding alkaline phosphatase D family protein, translated as MGDATAPDVPAAALTTPDDGTDRAYVGDDGEAGSERASETVFPQSVASGGPTPSGVVLWTRLDPERFDPDEQVRLVVARDRAFEEVVLDGCVPDGHDWAVHDHTVRVDTDGHLDPDATFYYRFVHDGVASRVGRCRTLPDPDASPESVRFAVLTCQDYENGYYGALSHVADEDVDFVVHLGDVVYESAANLYGAGEDPVAGRDLSLPSGHDVAWTGEDLRHLHRTYRSDPHLQAMHEAHTVIVTWDDHAIADDRYWDDETDAPAFPDHPRGDDPEFTTRLTSAGIAAWYDYVPVRAEYDPDADHPHDQFRLYRTVEFGDLLDLVVTDQRFYRDRAPTNTVTLAGATFGLGVDDDPDRSMLGREQFEWLGRELRQAESRWLCWASPVLSIPFRFGLGPLSVRPKIGATWDGYAVERKRIYEELGAADPSVVTFSGDLHSYVVGTQRLGGTSGEAVGTEFMTPAITSVTIAEGAGLASGLATRLTRPLFRQVFTAMNPQMSFFDSHDWGYSVVEFTREDCSYTAYAVDKLTDSADAERRELVRFRRSHEDPAVERLSRE; from the coding sequence ATGGGTGACGCAACGGCTCCGGACGTTCCGGCGGCCGCGCTGACGACGCCCGACGACGGGACCGACCGCGCCTACGTAGGGGACGATGGAGAGGCGGGGAGCGAACGTGCGAGCGAGACCGTGTTCCCGCAGTCGGTGGCCAGCGGCGGCCCGACGCCGAGCGGGGTCGTCCTCTGGACCCGACTCGACCCCGAGCGCTTCGACCCCGACGAGCAGGTCCGCCTCGTCGTCGCCCGCGACCGAGCGTTCGAGGAGGTGGTCCTCGACGGCTGTGTGCCCGACGGTCACGACTGGGCGGTCCACGACCACACCGTCCGCGTCGACACGGACGGCCACCTCGACCCCGACGCGACGTTCTACTACCGGTTCGTCCACGACGGCGTCGCCTCCCGCGTCGGGCGGTGTCGCACGCTCCCCGACCCGGACGCCTCCCCCGAGTCCGTCCGGTTCGCGGTGCTGACCTGTCAGGACTACGAGAACGGCTACTACGGCGCGCTCTCGCACGTCGCCGACGAGGACGTGGACTTCGTCGTCCATCTGGGCGACGTCGTCTACGAGTCGGCCGCGAACCTCTACGGTGCCGGCGAGGACCCGGTCGCTGGCCGCGACCTCTCGCTGCCGAGCGGGCACGACGTCGCGTGGACCGGCGAGGACCTCCGTCACCTCCACCGGACCTACCGGAGCGACCCGCACCTCCAGGCGATGCACGAGGCGCACACCGTCATCGTGACCTGGGACGACCACGCCATCGCCGACGACCGCTACTGGGACGACGAGACGGACGCGCCAGCGTTCCCCGACCACCCGCGGGGCGACGACCCCGAGTTCACGACGCGGTTGACGAGCGCCGGCATCGCGGCGTGGTACGACTACGTCCCGGTCCGTGCCGAGTACGACCCCGACGCCGACCACCCGCACGACCAGTTCCGGCTCTACCGAACCGTCGAGTTCGGCGACCTCCTCGACCTCGTCGTCACCGACCAGCGGTTCTACCGCGACCGAGCGCCGACGAACACCGTGACGCTCGCGGGAGCCACGTTCGGGCTCGGCGTGGACGACGACCCCGACCGCTCGATGCTCGGGCGCGAGCAGTTCGAGTGGCTCGGTCGGGAACTCCGGCAGGCGGAGTCGCGCTGGCTCTGCTGGGCGAGTCCCGTCCTCTCCATCCCGTTTCGCTTCGGTCTCGGGCCGCTCTCGGTCCGCCCAAAGATCGGCGCGACGTGGGACGGCTACGCCGTCGAGCGGAAGCGCATCTACGAGGAACTCGGCGCGGCCGACCCCTCGGTCGTCACGTTCTCGGGTGACCTCCACAGCTACGTCGTCGGAACGCAGCGACTCGGCGGTACCTCGGGCGAGGCCGTCGGCACCGAGTTCATGACGCCCGCCATCACGAGCGTCACCATCGCGGAGGGTGCCGGCCTCGCGTCGGGGCTCGCGACTCGGCTCACCCGGCCGCTGTTCAGGCAGGTGTTCACCGCGATGAACCCGCAGATGTCGTTCTTCGACAGTCACGACTGGGGCTACTCCGTCGTCGAGTTCACGCGCGAGGACTGCAGCTACACCGCCTACGCCGTCGACAAACTGACCGACAGCGCGGACGCCGAGCGACGGGAACTGGTTCGGTTCCGACGGTCACACGAGGACCCGGCCGTCGAGCGCCTGTCGAGGGAGTGA
- a CDS encoding FAD-dependent monooxygenase translates to MTEADGTDGGGGALDAERATDVLVVGAGPAGSVLAYLLARSGVRVTLLERADLRNREFRGYGWQPAVVRHFEEMDLLDDVRALDHDELRRPSVHVYGEEYRLFDLDEFSTHGYAMLLEQEPLLRLVVERASEYEGFDYRPHTPVTDLLVEGGSVVGVQARDQETGENVEFRARLVVGADGRFSTVRTAAGIDAGLFDSHLDLVWFKLPREAADGTAQARVGSDGLILYFGLGSEEAQLGWFVPAGTYPDLRRRGIEAFREQLRSVDPSLGPYLEAGLSSFEDCSLLHIAPGISDDWVRDGLLLVGDAAHVASPIGGQGNGLAIADSVVAHGVVLDALANHPDSVSLPEASLQRYERVRRPTVERTVRSQRRGERVLTALVGVGERVPDPLARVALQSAVSVGPRLPPVRRTARRFFGDGDVRVDRTRFVDADE, encoded by the coding sequence ATGACCGAGGCCGACGGAACCGACGGCGGCGGTGGAGCGCTCGACGCCGAGAGAGCGACGGACGTCCTCGTCGTCGGTGCCGGTCCCGCCGGGAGCGTCCTCGCTTACCTCCTCGCGCGCAGCGGCGTCCGGGTGACGCTGCTCGAACGTGCCGACCTCCGCAACCGCGAGTTCCGGGGCTACGGCTGGCAACCGGCCGTGGTCCGCCACTTCGAGGAGATGGACCTGCTCGACGACGTGCGGGCGCTCGACCACGACGAACTCCGACGCCCGAGCGTCCACGTCTACGGCGAGGAGTACCGCCTGTTCGACCTCGACGAGTTCTCGACGCACGGCTACGCGATGCTGCTCGAACAGGAACCGCTCCTGAGACTCGTCGTCGAGCGGGCGAGCGAGTACGAGGGGTTCGACTACCGACCTCACACGCCGGTCACCGACCTGCTCGTCGAGGGCGGGAGCGTCGTCGGCGTCCAGGCGCGCGACCAGGAGACGGGCGAGAACGTCGAGTTCCGCGCGCGTCTCGTCGTCGGTGCGGACGGTCGCTTCTCGACGGTCAGGACCGCGGCGGGCATCGACGCCGGACTGTTCGACTCCCACCTCGACCTCGTCTGGTTCAAACTCCCGCGCGAGGCCGCCGACGGGACGGCCCAGGCCAGAGTCGGGTCGGACGGCCTGATACTCTACTTCGGGCTGGGGAGCGAGGAGGCGCAACTCGGCTGGTTCGTCCCCGCAGGCACGTACCCGGACCTCAGACGCCGCGGCATCGAGGCGTTCCGCGAGCAGTTGCGCAGCGTCGACCCGTCGCTCGGTCCGTATCTGGAGGCGGGACTGTCGTCGTTCGAGGACTGCTCGCTGCTCCACATCGCGCCGGGAATCAGCGACGACTGGGTCCGCGACGGCCTCCTGCTCGTCGGCGACGCCGCGCACGTCGCCTCGCCAATCGGGGGCCAGGGCAACGGCCTCGCCATCGCCGACAGCGTGGTCGCCCACGGCGTCGTGCTGGACGCGCTCGCCAACCATCCGGATAGCGTCTCGCTCCCCGAAGCGTCACTCCAGCGGTACGAGCGCGTTCGCCGTCCGACCGTCGAGCGGACCGTCCGCTCCCAGCGCCGCGGCGAACGCGTCCTCACCGCCCTCGTCGGAGTCGGGGAGCGGGTCCCCGACCCGCTCGCTCGCGTCGCGCTCCAGTCCGCCGTCTCGGTCGGGCCACGACTCCCGCCGGTTCGACGGACCGCCCGCCGGTTCTTCGGGGACGGCGACGTGCGCGTCGACCGGACGCGGTTCGTCGACGCCGACGAGTGA
- a CDS encoding lactate racemase domain-containing protein has translation MSDDEADPGGRDSDGSETDGDGDPVRVPLGDGSIPVDLPDCTVDVARAPGGDPVDPATAAEEALDDPHGPPLSALVDPDDTVAIVVTDGTRATPDEALLDALVSRLERLGVAREQVTVVVGLGLHRPMTDDELDAMLGEYAPLAQNHDPDETVVAGEVDGTPIELNRTVAAVDHVLSTGMVEPHQYAGFSGGAKTAVVGAGGEPLIRHTHGPEMLAREGVRLGRVADNPFRAFLDRAGDVAGVRFCLNVTKGPQGVLGVAAGDPRAVVRSLADTAREALAVEVEDGYDAVVAGVGAPKDANLYQTTRAATYVVLGARNPLRTGGRVVLPARLHEGAGDGRGEQRFFDRLSNAPDADSLYEEMREGYEPGAQRAFVVARALRDHPVFVTDSEHPEVVEQCLMEARTGVADAVEPGSRVLVVPDGLNTLLV, from the coding sequence ATGAGCGACGACGAGGCCGACCCCGGTGGACGCGACTCCGACGGGAGCGAGACGGACGGAGACGGCGACCCCGTCCGCGTCCCACTCGGCGACGGGTCGATTCCCGTCGACCTGCCGGACTGCACGGTCGACGTGGCGCGGGCACCGGGCGGCGACCCCGTCGACCCCGCCACCGCCGCCGAGGAGGCGCTCGACGACCCGCACGGACCGCCGCTGTCGGCGCTCGTCGACCCGGACGACACCGTCGCCATCGTCGTCACCGACGGCACGCGGGCGACGCCCGACGAGGCACTGCTCGACGCGCTCGTCTCGCGACTCGAACGACTCGGCGTCGCCCGCGAGCAGGTGACCGTCGTCGTCGGCCTCGGTCTGCACCGGCCGATGACCGACGACGAACTCGACGCGATGCTCGGCGAGTACGCCCCCCTCGCCCAGAACCACGACCCCGACGAGACGGTCGTCGCGGGGGAGGTCGATGGAACCCCGATAGAGCTGAACCGGACCGTCGCGGCCGTCGACCACGTGCTCTCGACCGGGATGGTCGAGCCCCACCAGTACGCGGGGTTCTCGGGTGGCGCGAAGACCGCCGTCGTCGGCGCGGGCGGCGAACCGCTCATCCGGCACACGCACGGCCCCGAGATGCTCGCGCGCGAGGGCGTCCGCCTCGGCCGCGTCGCGGACAACCCGTTCCGCGCGTTCCTCGACCGGGCAGGCGACGTCGCGGGCGTCCGGTTCTGCCTGAACGTGACGAAGGGACCGCAGGGCGTCCTCGGCGTCGCGGCGGGCGACCCGCGCGCCGTCGTGCGGTCGCTGGCCGACACGGCCCGCGAGGCGCTGGCGGTCGAGGTCGAGGACGGCTACGACGCCGTCGTCGCGGGCGTCGGAGCGCCGAAGGACGCCAACCTCTACCAGACGACGCGAGCCGCGACGTACGTCGTCCTCGGCGCGCGGAATCCACTGAGAACGGGCGGCCGCGTCGTCCTTCCCGCCCGACTGCACGAGGGCGCGGGCGACGGCCGGGGTGAGCAGCGGTTCTTCGACCGCCTCTCGAACGCGCCGGACGCCGACTCGCTGTACGAGGAGATGCGCGAGGGGTACGAACCCGGCGCACAGCGGGCGTTCGTCGTCGCCCGCGCGCTCCGGGACCACCCCGTCTTCGTCACGGACAGCGAGCACCCCGAGGTCGTCGAGCAGTGTCTGATGGAGGCCCGGACGGGCGTCGCCGACGCCGTCGAACCGGGCAGTCGCGTCCTCGTCGTCCCGGACGGGCTGAACACGCTGCTGGTGTGA
- a CDS encoding DUF6789 family protein, whose translation MSTDADDPGEIHPDENRGEISPTAMEDITAIVRDGIIGAAGGFVGTAMMTVVFLVAQALGAFDFEAFADIAGLVGLDAVFGPDLTVAVGYLIFLAGGMVPWPLLFASVERYLPGPSLPWRGVSFGFVAWTGFVLAFYGGQSGNTLYVYAILTLLAHVVYGFGLGLVFEYFATREDIV comes from the coding sequence ATGTCGACTGACGCGGACGACCCCGGAGAGATCCATCCGGACGAGAACCGCGGGGAGATATCACCGACCGCGATGGAGGACATCACCGCCATCGTCCGGGACGGCATCATCGGCGCGGCGGGCGGGTTCGTCGGCACCGCCATGATGACCGTCGTCTTCCTCGTCGCGCAGGCGCTGGGCGCGTTCGACTTCGAGGCGTTCGCCGACATCGCGGGGCTGGTCGGCCTCGACGCCGTCTTCGGGCCGGACCTGACGGTCGCCGTCGGCTACCTCATCTTCCTCGCGGGCGGCATGGTGCCGTGGCCGCTGTTGTTCGCGTCGGTCGAACGCTACCTGCCGGGACCGTCGCTGCCGTGGCGCGGCGTGTCGTTCGGGTTCGTCGCCTGGACCGGGTTCGTCCTCGCGTTCTACGGCGGCCAGAGCGGGAACACGCTGTACGTCTACGCGATACTCACCCTGCTCGCACACGTCGTCTACGGCTTCGGTCTCGGTCTCGTGTTCGAGTACTTCGCCACGCGCGAAGACATCGTATGA